From the genome of candidate division KSB1 bacterium:
GCGGTAGTACTCATGATTGCCCAGAGAAGCCCACACGCCAAGCGGCGGCTGCAGCGCCGCCAGCAGACGCAACAGATCAGGCAGCAGTGGCAGGCGGTCGGCGAGATCGCCGGTGACCAGAATCAAATCGGGTGTCAGGCCGGCAACGCGCGTGAGCAGACGCTCGACCTCGTCGAGTTGCAGATAGTAGCCGAGATGAAAATCGGAGAAATGCATGATCTTCAAACCATGCAAACCCGCGGGCAGTCGTTTGAATTTGAGCCTGATCGCGGGCAGGCGAATTTCACCGAAGGCTTGCGCCAAGCCACCCGCGCCGGCTGCCATCAGCAGTGCCGGCACGGCCGCCGCCGTCGACAGCAGAAAGCGCCGCCGTCCGGCATCCACTGCTGTTGTGGGGGCGGCGGATTGGCCGCCTCGAGCTTTCCGCCAGCGTGCCAGACGATCACTCGCGATCGCGGGCGGCCACACCAGCAGCAAAGTCGCGGCAAAGAGCGATGCCAAAGCAGTACCTGCCGCTCCCACCTCCATCACAGCCGTTTGCTCGAGGGCTGTGCCCGCAGCCCAAAGCAGTGCACACAACAAACCGCCCGCCGGCATAAACTTGAGAAATGAGCGCACCACGCGCTGTTGCCGCCAGGCCGGCGGACCAAGGCGTGTGCCCCAGTAATTACCCAACGAAGCCAGCAGCAAAAAGACGGCACTCACCATCATGGGGAAATAGTCGCGCATACTCTCCTTGTGTAAGGCCTCAGTGACGTGCAGCACTGAGGCCTTACCTCCTTGGGTTTGGGAATCAAACTTTCCGGTGCGAAACAGGGAGCGGCAAAATACGAAATCACAAAACCGAAAGCACGCACTTCCTGGTTTTTTGCACGGAAATGCCGCGCCGCAGAAATCTGTGCAAGTCTCCGGGCGGGTGTTCCGCTCTGCCGGAAAAACAGCCGGCTTCATTCCTCCCGAATGGCGCTGGCGATGGGAAGCCGCTTCAGTCGTTGCATCGGATAGAAAGCGGCCAGCAGCGCTGCGCCGGATGCAAGCAAAAAGGTTTGCAGATAAGCCGCGGCCTCGAGCCGGAAGGGAATGGCCCAGCCAAAAGTCCGCAGATTGATGACATAAATCAGCACCAATGCCAGGGCGGTGCCGGTCGGCAGCGCGATCAAGCCTGCAAACACGCCCATCAAACCCGATTCCAGCAGGATCATGCGCCGTAATTGCGCAAGCGTCATGCCCACCGCGCGCAAAATACCCAGCTCGCGCGTGCGCTCCACCAGCAGCGACATTACCGCGCTGATAATGCCGATCACCGCGACGATTCCCGCCAAAATCTGCATCACCTGCGTGATGGCAAAACTCTGGTCAAAAATACGCAACACCTCGGCACGCAGCTCGCGGTGGGAATTGATCTCGACGGCGAACCGGCCTGCCACCGCGCGCCGCAGCGCCCGCACGTAGTCAGCGACCGCCACCCCGGGCTCCAAATAAAGCGCGGCATTGGTGATGCGCGGCGGCCCGAAACAGCGGGCATAGGTTTCGTGTGACATCATCACCTGCCCCTGATCCAGCGAGTAGTCGATGATGACCGCCGCGATGGGGAAAGGTTGCAGCCCGGCCAGCGTCGGCAACACCAGCGTGTCGCCCGCGGCCTTGCCAAAGCGCCGGCTGAAAATTTCAGAGACGATGACGTCGCCGGCAAGCAGCCTGGGCCAGTGTTGTGCACCCGTGCCGGTGGTGAAGGTGAATTGGCTGCGTGTCTGCAAAACTTCCGGGCTGACCTCCACGAGGTAGATCGGCGCGCCGCGATAACGGAACTCGGTCGCACCGTACTGAGTGAGCGCCGCAACCCCGGGCTGCCGGGCCAAGAAGTCCAGGAACGCCGGCGAGAGCGTGGCACTCCATTTTGCCGTGGCGAACCCCAGCGGCCGCAGGTAAACATCCCCCTGCAATGCGCCGTTCACCCAATCGTTGATGGTGGCGCGGAAGCTGGTGATCATCAAGCGCATGCCCAGCACCATGGCCAGCGCGAGCATCAAGGCAGCGATGGCTACCGAGGTGCGGCTGAGCGCTGCGCGGATGCTGCGGGTGGCCAGCAGACCCGGCTGGCCGGCATGGCGCTGCGCCAGCGGTGCGCTGATCACGGTGAGCCCAATGGTGAGCAGGGGCGTGAGAAAAATGGCTGCCAGCCCCACGAGCAGGGCAACGAGCAAACCGCCGAGAAAGCTGGTGGAGTGAAGATAGACCAGCAGGCCGAGTATGAGCGCCACGAGACTGGCCGCAGCGAACCAGGGCACAAAAGTGCGGGCGCGCCACTCGAGCGAGGAACGGCGCACGGCCACCGCCGCCGATATGCCGGCAGCTTCGAGCGCGGGCACGACACTGGCAAACAGTGTCGCCACCAGGCCGAGACCGGCCGCTTTGACCATCACCGCCGGCCGCACTGTCACGCCTTCGACTTCGAGGAAAACATACAGCTCTGAAATCGTTGCGCGCACAGCATGCGTGGCATATTGTGCCAGCAGCACGCCGAGCGCCAAACCCAGTGCCACGCCAATACCGCCGACTGCCAGCGCCTCCAGCAGCGCGTTGCCGATGACCTGACGCGGGGTGACGCCCAGGCAGCGCAGTATGCCGATCTGCTTGCGGCGATGCAGCACCGCGAATTCCATGGTGTTGTAGATGAGAAACATGCCGACGAACACGGCGAGAAAGGAGAGCGCGGTGAGATTCAGCCGGTAGGCGCGGATCATCTCCTCCACGCGGCGGCTGCGACCGGCTGGCGGCTCCAGGCGCAGATAATGTGGCAGGGCAGTGCGCAAGCCGGCGATGCGGTCTTCGTCCGCCATCAAATCGATGCGGTCAACATAACCGAGACGGCCGAGCACTTCCTGCGCGCTGCTCAGGTCCAGCAGGAGCAGATTGTCGAAACCCAGGCGTGTCAAGAGTTCCGGCGCCAGCGTGCCGATGACGAAGACTGGGCGCCACTCACTACCGACCAGCAGATGCAGGGTGTCAGGCAGTCGCAGGCCGTGAGTCGCCGCAAAGGTTTCACTGAGCAAACCGGCACCGGGCTGCGTCAGGAGCGGCAGACTGCGGGCGCTCAGCAGGGTGGCGCTGGAATCAGAGAGATTGGAATAGTCGCGAAAGGCTGTGTCAGTGAAGGGATCGATGCCGAGGACATGCACGGCATCATTGTCCGCTTCGCGGCAGGCCGCCACGTATTCCACCACGGGCGTGGCTGTCAGCAGTGACTGGCGCAGGATTGTGGCGGCCATGGTGTCCGGGATGCCGGCCGCACTGCCCAGAATCTGATGCGTGGCCCGGCCCGAGATGGCATCGACGGACTTGCGAAAACTCCGCAGCGCGTTATCATTGGCGAGATCAATGCCGGCCATTACGGCCACCCCAATCGCAATGCCCAGCAATGACAGGAGAGCCTCCAGCGGCCGGCGACGCAGATGACGAAAATTGAAAAGTCGGAGGAGTGTGAACAAGCAGGCCTGCCTCGAGTTGAATCGAAAATAAAAAGATACTTTTGCTGCGCGCCAGAGATCACCGTTTGTCACTCGTCACATTTCTGCACCAGCCTGGCGGGCCTCCTCGGTCCCCAGACTTTTCCACCCCCCGCCATTTTTTAAACACTGCCTCAAGGGAGGTAATTGCCATGCCCGTCCGGCCACCCATCGGGATGAAAATGTCGCGCAGACCTCCTGACCAATGTCACCAATTCCTCAAATAAAGCAAAAAACTCTCACGCAAAAAGTTTTTCTGCAGCAATTGCCAAACAACGAACCCCGGCACCACAAAAATCACACAGATCACCAGGTTTCCCTCGTGCTCTTGGCGGATTGCGTGGTTCAAAAATCTTTGCGGTGATAGTTCAGTTCCTTTTTTGATCTGCCACGGCTTGGCCGTGGCATTGCTGCAGAGCGCATCCCCAGGATCGCAAGATAAAGCCACGGTCAAACCGTGGCAGAACAGTTATTCTTGGCGCGGCCTTACGGCTTCGCATCCTTGTGTGTTTTGGCTTTTGGATTCTATCGCTTCGAAAAAGTTGGCAGCATGGACCGCCAGCTCCGCAGGCAGAAAAGATGACTGCGCTCCCTTTTCATCCTGAATGGGTATGCCAGCACACATGGCGATCACCCTGTTCTCCCGGATCAGAGCGGCACGCCGCCTGAGATCGAGAATGGCAAAATGCGACCATCGCGGACCTGCAGAGCGGAGTCTGCAAAGCGCGCGGCCGCCAGACTGTGGGTGACCAGCAACACGGTTTTTCCGCGGGCCATCGCCAATTGCTGCAGCAAAGCCAGGATGTTGTCTCCGGTTGCGGAATCGAGGTTGCCGGTGGGCTCATCCGCGAGAATTAGGACAGGATCATTGATCAACGCGCGTGCGATCGCCACGCGCTGCTGCTGACCACCGGAAAGTTGATCGGGAAACGCATCCAGGCGGTCTGCCACACCGAGGCTCTGCAGTAATTCCCGCCCGCGCTCATACAAATCTTCAGGCGGCCGGTCGCGGAGCTGTGCCGGCAGCAGGACGTTTTCCAGCACCGTCAGCGTGGGCAGCAGGTTGAAAAACTGAAAAACGAAGCCGATTTTCTCACGTCGCAGCAAGGTCAGCGCAGTTTCGTTCAGGGCGGTCAAATCAACACCATCGAAGAAAATGCGGCCATGCGTCGGACGATCGATTCCGGCAATGAGATTCAACAATGTGCTCTTGCCTGAGCCGCTTGCGCCATAGAGTGCGAGAAACTGCCCGGCGGAAATGGTCAAATTCACCTCGCGCAACGCGACGACCTCCTGACCCTGCCCGCCATAGATTTTGGATACATCCTCCAGCCGAATCAAATGACACCTCGCGCATTATTCCAAGGAAATAAGCCCTCGCACCCTGCTTGCGGGCCGGGCTAAATGAAAACCCAATTTATGCTCAAGACGAGTCGTGTGCAAGCCTTTCGCCGTTGCTCAGCCCCAAATTTGGAGTTCGGCACGCCTAGCACAAAATTGAATTCCAAATGTTTAACTGTGAGACAAGGCTGTAACCTTACTGAGTTTTCTGCAACATAATTCGGCCAATTTCCGCCACCTGGCTGATAATTGTCCGCCAGAAACTGCTTTTCGTGAAGAATCAGTATGTTCAAATTGCCTGCTTAGAAATCAGTTCCGCTGCCGCCGGCCAGCCGAATTTCGATTTAAATTCATTAAAATAAAAGATGGGTCAGCAATCAGATGTTTGTGGGTGATTTTTTTTCCTGCCACTATTAGTTGTGGCACTTATCTTGCAAATGGATAAGATGTCTTGATTGAAGGGATCAAGGTTGTACAAGTAGGCGGCTTTTGTGCCTCACATCGGGATGATCTGAGTGTCTATCAAATCCTTTTTTGATGTAGGTTGTATCAGCCTAGGCAGGGTTTTTAGGAAATTACAGGATTGGTAGACGAATGCAACCTGCACGACACCCTCTCGGTGTGAGGCCAATTTTTTGAATTTTCCTCCAACCCGCAGAAATGGCCGGTTGCAGCTATTTCTGGTCAACACGCACTCACGGCAAATCCACCCATGTACAGGATGTCGAACCTCCTGGAGGAGTCGATGGAAAAGGGTATTGTGCAACTTTACGGCAACGGTGACAGCGCCTCACTGCAATTGGAACACCTGTTGGAGAGCGAAGGATACGCGCTGCAGTGTAGCACGAATCTCGACAATTTGGCGGAAGTTGTCATCAACCAGAAACCGGCAGCTTTAATCATTGATTTGGACGAGTTCGGTGATCGCGTCTGGTCGGCGTGCATGGAACTACGCGACGAACTCGCCGCGCGCAAAACCGCGCTGATTCTGATGACTTCGAGCGAGGATGAGAATCTGCGCGTCAAGGCGCTGGAAAGCGGCGCGGATGACATCATCGCCAAGCCCTTTGGCCCGCGCGAACTGTCGGCACGCATCAAGGCCATCGTCCGGCGTCTGGCGAGCGCAGACGCCAAGAAAATTCGCGTCAAGGACATCGAAATCGATCTCGATGAACATCGCGTGCGCAAAGCCGGCAAGCCCATCGATCTCACCTACATCCAGTTCAAACTGCTTTATCTGCTGGCCTCGCGGCGCAACAACGTGTTCAGCCGCAAGGAAATCCTGGAACGGGTGTGGGGAAAAAAGGTCTACGTGACCAACCGTACCGTGGATGTGCACATCAAACGGTTGCGGGAAAAGCTGGGTGAATACAAATATCCGTCTCAATACATCGAAACGATCCACGGCACAGGGTATCGTTTCCTCTAATACCTCATTTTTCCTCCCTCCGGGCCCCTGGCGCAAGCTGGGGGCTTTTTATTTTTGTTCGCTCCTGCCTACTGCATGCCCTTCCCCGAAAAAACAATTGTCCCCGGTGAGTTCGCTCCCCAATCTGTCCGGGTCCGGCACTTCCCCTTCCGGCAGGCTTGACATTCTGAAGGTCCTGGCATACAGTGGCACAATTTCCCCGGTCAAATTCGCCAACCTTCGGGCAGGATTGGTTTCGGCTGGCTTGCGAGGGGATGGAAGATTTTCCCGCGTGATTGCCGGCGCGGCAGATGCATTCCCATTGCAGGACAGCGACAGGTGAAAGCATGCGCGGCCTGAGCCGCTGGATGGCAACTTCAGCGCAGCGGCGGCTCCGCCATTTTCTCCGAGCGATAGTAGAAAAACAGAAAGGCGCCGGCCACCGCGCCCAACACGTGCCACAGCGCATGGCCCTGCAGCCAGCTCGCCGGTGCACACAGGATCCTGGTGTAATCAAGCAGCCAGGCCGCAAAGCCCGTGAGCAGTGAGAGCAGCGCAGCATGCAGCAAGCGTGCATCCGCGTGCACGGGAGTGGGCCGCTGCCGTTCAAGCCACAACGCCACGAGAATAAGACCGCCGAAAAGCCACCGCCGCAGAAACGGTGCGGCGAGCAGCAGGCCGGCCAGCAAGAAGTTTGAAACGAGGTAGGCCGCCACGAACACGTGTTTGCGCATTGGCCGTGCACGCGAGAGATTGTAAAGCAGAATGAAAGTCGCGAACAAGTACATCCCCATCAGATCAGCGAACTGGCCGGCAAAGGTGAGCGAGGCATGATAGAAGGCGGTGCCGAGCCCGATCAAGATCAAGGTGACGCCGTAGAGCACGGGATAGCCGAGCTGGCGCGTCATCACGTTCGGATACCGGCTTCCGGTGTTCTCTGCATGATCCTGGCGGCACCGGCCAATCACCAACAGCCCGATGAGTGTGAAGCTCAAGCCTGACCAGGCGTTGGCAGGTTGTGCAACCGCGCCAGGCCGGATCTCTTCACAGAAGCAGGCAGTCGGCATACAGCTCGCCGGCCGCCAGTCGGACCAGGAATAGTCTTGAAGGCTCCAGTAAAACGCGAGGCAGAGAATCATCATCGCCCCCACTACCGCGGGCCAATAGGGTCTTATTGGAAGAGACATCGCATCAAGCCCCGCAAGTTGGTGACTTGTGAACACAAGTGTTTTTAGTAAGCCAGTTGGTTTGTTTTGTTGGAGAAATTTTTTACTCCCGAGGCAATGATTCGTGCCGAGAATAATCAACCTTTGCCAAAGCTGCAAGCCCGATCTGCCCGCATGACAAGTGGCCGCCCGCTTGCGGTAACGATTTGGGAATTTGCGTGTGATGGCACGCGCAAGTAGAGACGGGGCAGGCCGCATTTCATGCCGCTTTTCCCCTGCCAAGACCCTTTCACCCGCGGCCTGCACCACCCTCCGCCGGCCACAACAAACATCAACCATCGAGAGTCGATCATGATCAGAAAATTTTTCGCAGTGAGCGTGGCAGTCGTGTCTCTGATCCTTGCCGGGCCGGTCAGCGCCCAGCAAATACTCATTGAACAACTTCGTTCATTCCAGCCATTTTTGGATAAAACCTGGAAAGGTGAATTCAAGAACTCAACCAGGGAAAAACCGATGTTCGACGTCGCGCGCTGGGGGCGCGCGCTGAACGGCACTGCCGTTCGCAGCCTCCACTCCGTCAATAACGGCGAATATGGCGGGGAAGCCATCATATTTTGGGATAAGGGCAAACAAAGCCTGGTGTTTTTTACTTCACCACCGCGGGATTTTACACCATCGGCACACTGTCTTGCGAAGACGGCAAGTTCATCAGTCACGAATATGTGACCGGCAACCCCAACGGCATCACAGAAGTCAAGGCCATTGCCGAGGCCACCGCCGATGGCAGGATGCTGAGCAGGTCGCAATACGTGCAGAATGGAAAGTGGGTCGATGGCCACGAAGTGCTTTACGTGGAAGATGCCCCGCGCAAGTGATCTTCAAGTAGCCCGGCTGAGTGTGCGGTCCCTCCGTCTCTGCCGCTTCCCTCTGCAGAGTCGGCTACTCTCCTCCTTTGCGAGCATCGCTGTTCCCATCAACTGGCGGCCCGGGGTTGACTGCAAGCGCCGCGCAGCAACAAAAGTGTTTCAGCAGGAGCCCGCGGTGACCTCGAAAAACTTCGGTACGGCAGCTCCGGCTGAAACACTTTCGAGCGGAGGCCGTGGCCGCGGCACAAGCTGCCCGTCTGCCAGTCAGGGTAGGCCGCGAATGCGCTGCATGATCTTTGCAGTTGTGATCGTTTTGCAGGGATAATACCTGCTGTCGGCAGATCGCAGCATGCTGTGCCGGCGGCGATCAAACCGGCATCATTCTTCCCGCGCCCCGGCAAATATTCCTTGCGAATTTCGCCAAAAACGATAGATTTCGCCTTGTCATTTTATGAATTCGCGGCGTTGCCCGATTGCTTTCGAGTGAGGCCCATTGCCTGTTTCACATGCGCCAAAGCAGAACTAGAAAAAATGCTGCACCGCAGCGGCGGGCAAAAGCCCTGCTGCTCGCAGCTGCTTTGCTGACCGCCTCCATGCCATTGCTGCGCGCGGAAGGTGCAGGCCTCTGCTGTTCCATGTCTGCCGCGCGTTCCCCCCAAGCCCTCTGCTGCACAGGCAAAGCCCGGGCATCGATGATGTGCTGCACCAACGAGTCCATGCCACCTGCTGATCACGCCACGCTGGTTCCCGCCGCTACGGGTCAATCGTTGCGACTGCTGCCCGCGTGCACAACTCTGCTTGCTGCTGACGCAGTGGAGCAGGCGCAGCATTCCTGCAGGAACGTGGTGTCGGCCTGTCTCGTTTCGCTGTCAGGGCTGACCGGCACACACCGTCATCTTCTCCTCTCTGTTTTCCTCATTTGAGCGCCCGTGCAAGGGAGTAGTACGCCCGCTCCCTCCTTCTTCACCTTTGCCATCACCGTTTTTGGGGATGCCATGAGCAGCGCTGCCGGCGGATGGTCCGCCGGGGTGTCGATGCTTGCCGGAACCCCGAGGCAGCGCATGACCCGGAAAGGTCCACATGAAAGTGGCCGTCGTGATTCCAGCTTGCAATGAGGAACGCGCCATCGGCAAAGTGGTCGCGGCGATCCCGCGTCCGCCGGTGAGTGCGATCATCGTTGTCAACAACAATTCCAGCGATCACACCGCCGAGGTGGCGCGAGCCGCAGGAGCGCAGGTGGTGGAGGAGCCGCGGGCCGGCTATGGCGCCGCCTGCCTCACCGGCGTGAATGCGGCGGAGCAGCTCGGCGCAGACCTGATTGTCTTTCTCGATGGCGACTACAGCGATTACCCCGAGGAAATTCCCGAGCTGATCGCGCCGATTCTCGCAGCGCAGGCGGACATGGTCATCGGCTCCCGCATTCTCGGGCAACGCGAGCCGGGTTCCCTGACACCACAACAACGCTTCGGCGGCTGGCTGGCGTGCCGGCTCATGAAGCTGTTTTTCGGCGCACAGTACACCGACCTGGGACCCTTTCGCGCCATCACGCTGCCGGCCTTGCGACGCCTCAACATGCAGGATCGCAACTACGGCTGGACTGTTGAAATGCAGATCAAGGCGGCGCGCGCCGGCTTGCGCGTGCAGGAAATCCCGGTGCGCTATCGCAGGCGGATCGGGGTCTCGAAAGTTTCGGGCACCGTAAAGGGCGTGTTCATGGCAGGCTGTAAAATTCTCTGGACGATTTTCAAGTATGCTGTGCAAACTGCGCCGCAGGGTG
Proteins encoded in this window:
- a CDS encoding glycosyltransferase family 2 protein — its product is MKVAVVIPACNEERAIGKVVAAIPRPPVSAIIVVNNNSSDHTAEVARAAGAQVVEEPRAGYGAACLTGVNAAEQLGADLIVFLDGDYSDYPEEIPELIAPILAAQADMVIGSRILGQREPGSLTPQQRFGGWLACRLMKLFFGAQYTDLGPFRAITLPALRRLNMQDRNYGWTVEMQIKAARAGLRVQEIPVRYRRRIGVSKVSGTVKGVFMAGCKILWTIFKYAVQTAPQGVESGERRHVAG
- a CDS encoding ABC transporter ATP-binding protein translates to MIRLEDVSKIYGGQGQEVVALREVNLTISAGQFLALYGASGSGKSTLLNLIAGIDRPTHGRIFFDGVDLTALNETALTLLRREKIGFVFQFFNLLPTLTVLENVLLPAQLRDRPPEDLYERGRELLQSLGVADRLDAFPDQLSGGQQQRVAIARALINDPVLILADEPTGNLDSATGDNILALLQQLAMARGKTVLLVTHSLAAARFADSALQVRDGRILPFSISGGVPL
- a CDS encoding response regulator transcription factor; this encodes MEKGIVQLYGNGDSASLQLEHLLESEGYALQCSTNLDNLAEVVINQKPAALIIDLDEFGDRVWSACMELRDELAARKTALILMTSSEDENLRVKALESGADDIIAKPFGPRELSARIKAIVRRLASADAKKIRVKDIEIDLDEHRVRKAGKPIDLTYIQFKLLYLLASRRNNVFSRKEILERVWGKKVYVTNRTVDVHIKRLREKLGEYKYPSQYIETIHGTGYRFL
- a CDS encoding metallophosphoesterase; its protein translation is MRDYFPMMVSAVFLLLASLGNYWGTRLGPPAWRQQRVVRSFLKFMPAGGLLCALLWAAGTALEQTAVMEVGAAGTALASLFAATLLLVWPPAIASDRLARWRKARGGQSAAPTTAVDAGRRRFLLSTAAAVPALLMAAGAGGLAQAFGEIRLPAIRLKFKRLPAGLHGLKIMHFSDFHLGYYLQLDEVERLLTRVAGLTPDLILVTGDLADRLPLLPDLLRLLAALQPPLGVWASLGNHEYYRGIKTVRRCFAAGPVPLLCNEGVCLQHHGAELYLGGADDPQRLLRRDLPHFLETTVAAAMANAPAAAFKILMSHRPAGFLPAAARGVDLTLAGHTHGAQIGMNGRSLFEGWAPESFLWGHYRRAESQLYTSSGAGHWFPVRLGCPPEAPLIVLLPENEEARPTPSRKG
- a CDS encoding ceramidase, with the protein product MMILCLAFYWSLQDYSWSDWRPASCMPTACFCEEIRPGAVAQPANAWSGLSFTLIGLLVIGRCRQDHAENTGSRYPNVMTRQLGYPVLYGVTLILIGLGTAFYHASLTFAGQFADLMGMYLFATFILLYNLSRARPMRKHVFVAAYLVSNFLLAGLLLAAPFLRRWLFGGLILVALWLERQRPTPVHADARLLHAALLSLLTGFAAWLLDYTRILCAPASWLQGHALWHVLGAVAGAFLFFYYRSEKMAEPPLR
- a CDS encoding ABC transporter permease, which produces MFTLLRLFNFRHLRRRPLEALLSLLGIAIGVAVMAGIDLANDNALRSFRKSVDAISGRATHQILGSAAGIPDTMAATILRQSLLTATPVVEYVAACREADNDAVHVLGIDPFTDTAFRDYSNLSDSSATLLSARSLPLLTQPGAGLLSETFAATHGLRLPDTLHLLVGSEWRPVFVIGTLAPELLTRLGFDNLLLLDLSSAQEVLGRLGYVDRIDLMADEDRIAGLRTALPHYLRLEPPAGRSRRVEEMIRAYRLNLTALSFLAVFVGMFLIYNTMEFAVLHRRKQIGILRCLGVTPRQVIGNALLEALAVGGIGVALGLALGVLLAQYATHAVRATISELYVFLEVEGVTVRPAVMVKAAGLGLVATLFASVVPALEAAGISAAVAVRRSSLEWRARTFVPWFAAASLVALILGLLVYLHSTSFLGGLLVALLVGLAAIFLTPLLTIGLTVISAPLAQRHAGQPGLLATRSIRAALSRTSVAIAALMLALAMVLGMRLMITSFRATINDWVNGALQGDVYLRPLGFATAKWSATLSPAFLDFLARQPGVAALTQYGATEFRYRGAPIYLVEVSPEVLQTRSQFTFTTGTGAQHWPRLLAGDVIVSEIFSRRFGKAAGDTLVLPTLAGLQPFPIAAVIIDYSLDQGQVMMSHETYARCFGPPRITNAALYLEPGVAVADYVRALRRAVAGRFAVEINSHRELRAEVLRIFDQSFAITQVMQILAGIVAVIGIISAVMSLLVERTRELGILRAVGMTLAQLRRMILLESGLMGVFAGLIALPTGTALALVLIYVINLRTFGWAIPFRLEAAAYLQTFLLASGAALLAAFYPMQRLKRLPIASAIREE